From one Thermatribacter velox genomic stretch:
- a CDS encoding helix-turn-helix domain-containing protein gives MRGPLSWVWEEKLKDRKEDPTPVTKLSSYSKKSLQVHGTGVSMSIGNIIPFPTKKLSKIKDISREAKVRLAFLEFAQNHPVSVTCRRFGISRSTYYRWKKRFNPYNLGSLENESRRPKHVRKPSWSVGLVERIRELRKKYPRWRKAKLAVLIKGRRV, from the coding sequence GTGCGGGGTCCTTTATCCTGGGTTTGGGAAGAAAAACTTAAGGATAGAAAGGAGGACCCCACACCTGTTACGAAGCTTAGCTCATACAGCAAGAAAAGTCTACAGGTTCATGGCACCGGTGTGTCAATGAGCATAGGCAACATCATTCCCTTCCCGACGAAAAAGCTATCAAAGATTAAAGACATTTCAAGGGAAGCGAAAGTAAGGCTTGCGTTTTTGGAATTTGCCCAAAACCACCCGGTATCTGTAACCTGCAGGCGATTCGGGATATCGAGGTCAACCTATTACAGGTGGAAGAAGAGGTTTAATCCATACAACCTGGGAAGCCTCGAAAACGAGAGCAGGAGGCCCAAGCATGTCAGAAAGCCGTCATGGTCGGTAGGGTTGGTGGAAAGGATTCGGGAATTAAGAAAGAAGTACCCGAGGTGGAGGAAAGCAAAACTGGCTGTGCTCATAAAGGGAAGAAGGGTTTGA
- a CDS encoding N-acetyltransferase family protein — MDLACLRLQGLLLFTLPKKSYNIRAMREKIYCVRRAKPEDLAAITAIYNEAVLNSLATFHIFPRSEEEQKKWFAEHDERYPLLVFEEEGEILGWASLNPYSDREGYRYTVTDSVYVRRDSRRRNIGFVLLSALIAHARELSYHSILAFIASENLASVMLHEKAGFVRRGELKEVGYKFGKFVDVVVYQKMLKEGDGE; from the coding sequence ATGGATTTAGCATGCCTTCGCTTGCAGGGCTTGCTTCTTTTCACATTGCCTAAAAAGTCTTACAATATAAGGGCCATGCGAGAGAAAATTTATTGTGTCCGAAGAGCGAAACCGGAAGACCTTGCTGCCATAACGGCCATTTACAACGAGGCAGTGCTCAACAGCCTGGCCACTTTTCACATTTTCCCCCGTTCTGAGGAAGAGCAGAAGAAGTGGTTTGCCGAGCACGATGAGCGCTATCCGCTTCTTGTGTTTGAGGAAGAAGGGGAGATACTGGGCTGGGCTTCCCTGAACCCTTACTCTGACCGCGAAGGCTATCGCTACACGGTTACTGATTCGGTGTATGTGCGCCGGGACAGCCGTCGCCGGAACATTGGCTTTGTCCTGCTTTCGGCGCTCATCGCCCATGCCCGGGAGCTTTCTTACCATTCCATCCTGGCCTTCATCGCCAGCGAAAACTTGGCCAGCGTGATGCTCCACGAGAAAGCGGGATTTGTGCGGCGGGGTGAGCTCAAGGAAGTGGGCTACAAGTTTGGGAAGTTTGTGGACGTTGTGGTATATCAGAAAATGCTTAAAGAAGGTGATGGGGAATGA
- a CDS encoding HD domain-containing phosphohydrolase: MNRVFLSVVLLVALSCVFLGATLPLPAQETQVVQVVSGDYYPPFFWLDEEGNPQGITVDLLEKLEEKTLLRFEITALPFASALEKTASGQFDMINLIFKTPEREKQLLFSQPVLRIEGWVYARKNISAQKAGDLNQYLIGAVEGDASVDALREKYPTLSIALFPDYERLMQEARSKRLHAFLVESYTAQYYLTKYDLNSQFRPLEKINEQWAYFAFPLTRQDLVPLVNQGLSKIADAEWEELLAPYALRRVFMWPHWLNILLLVLFAGSGAFLSFFFWKNSYLKKEVARRTKELQKAEREAQKAYQWFQEALDATYALRAEADEKVFLGKILQLFFGTVPGIKALLGVFLNHQKNTWNLYYQDEKESLNASFALPDSTSFPKDAQKIYLFLKSEGYLDLNPMLKELPTQSFTFSKKGTPLGAFYIWGEDLEQHRELLQKLQHNLAIFYLLKHYSREEQLFEERTISAVLKALEYHDPYTEGHSGRVAHYAQCIARMLGINEKEEQLLRRAGLLHDIGKIAVPRHILTKKTTLDLEEYEEVKKHSKKSYELIKSVEGLTEIAEICLYHHERFDGAGYPEGKDDDHIPPLSRILAVADSFDAMTSERPYRRLLTFEEALLELRLCAGGQFDPQIVAEILKHSETLREAFESHLAKR; encoded by the coding sequence ATGAATAGAGTTTTTCTATCGGTTGTTTTGCTGGTTGCGCTTTCCTGTGTCTTTCTGGGTGCTACTCTCCCCCTCCCGGCCCAGGAAACGCAAGTGGTACAAGTAGTAAGCGGCGACTATTACCCACCCTTTTTCTGGCTGGACGAGGAGGGAAACCCCCAGGGCATAACTGTAGATTTACTGGAAAAACTGGAGGAAAAAACACTGCTTCGCTTTGAGATAACCGCCCTTCCCTTTGCCTCGGCCCTTGAGAAAACCGCCAGTGGCCAATTTGACATGATCAATCTGATTTTCAAAACCCCAGAGCGCGAAAAGCAACTCCTTTTTTCACAACCAGTTTTACGGATTGAAGGCTGGGTTTACGCAAGAAAGAACATCAGCGCTCAAAAGGCCGGAGACCTCAACCAGTACCTGATAGGCGCTGTGGAAGGTGATGCCAGCGTCGATGCACTCAGGGAGAAATACCCCACACTCAGCATCGCTCTTTTCCCAGATTACGAGCGCCTGATGCAGGAAGCACGTAGTAAACGGCTTCACGCTTTCTTGGTGGAAAGCTACACTGCCCAGTACTACCTTACCAAATACGATTTGAACTCTCAGTTTCGGCCCTTAGAGAAGATAAACGAACAGTGGGCTTACTTTGCCTTTCCTCTCACGCGCCAGGACCTGGTCCCTCTCGTCAACCAGGGCCTCTCCAAAATAGCGGATGCCGAGTGGGAGGAGCTGCTTGCGCCCTATGCCTTGAGGCGGGTTTTTATGTGGCCCCACTGGCTAAATATCCTGCTTTTGGTGCTTTTTGCAGGAAGCGGTGCTTTTTTGAGCTTTTTCTTCTGGAAAAACAGCTACCTCAAAAAAGAAGTGGCTCGGCGCACTAAAGAGCTCCAAAAAGCCGAGCGGGAAGCCCAAAAAGCTTACCAGTGGTTTCAGGAAGCTCTGGACGCCACTTATGCACTGCGTGCCGAAGCCGATGAAAAGGTTTTTCTGGGCAAAATCCTGCAGCTTTTCTTCGGGACAGTACCCGGGATTAAAGCCCTGCTTGGTGTTTTTCTCAACCACCAGAAAAACACCTGGAACCTTTACTACCAGGATGAAAAAGAGAGCTTGAATGCTTCCTTCGCTTTACCTGACTCCACCTCCTTCCCCAAGGATGCCCAGAAAATATATCTTTTTCTCAAAAGCGAGGGTTATCTGGATTTAAATCCTATGCTCAAAGAACTTCCCACCCAGAGCTTTACCTTTTCCAAAAAAGGAACCCCCCTGGGTGCTTTCTATATCTGGGGAGAAGACCTTGAACAGCATCGGGAACTTCTCCAAAAACTGCAGCACAACTTGGCCATTTTTTACCTCCTGAAGCACTACTCAAGGGAAGAACAACTTTTTGAGGAGCGGACCATCTCGGCAGTGCTGAAGGCCTTAGAGTACCACGACCCTTACACCGAGGGTCACTCAGGACGGGTTGCCCACTACGCACAGTGCATAGCCCGAATGCTGGGCATAAACGAAAAGGAGGAACAGTTGCTCCGCCGGGCAGGGCTACTTCATGACATTGGGAAAATCGCCGTTCCCCGGCACATCCTCACCAAAAAGACCACCCTGGACCTTGAAGAGTACGAGGAAGTGAAAAAGCACTCCAAAAAAAGCTATGAACTCATAAAAAGCGTGGAAGGCCTGACAGAAATTGCCGAAATCTGCCTTTACCACCACGAGCGCTTCGACGGGGCGGGCTATCCCGAAGGGAAGGATGATGACCATATTCCGCCTCTTTCCCGAATTCTCGCTGTGGCTGACAGCTTCGACGCTATGACCAGCGAGCGCCCCTACCGGCGCTTGCTCACCTTTGAAGAAGCCTTGCTTGAGCTGCGCCTGTGCGCTGGAGGGCAGTTTGATCCCCAAATCGTTGCCGAAATCCTCAAGCACTCCGAAACGCTGAGGGAAGCTTTTGAAAGCCACCTTGCAAAAAGGTGA
- a CDS encoding Rad52/Rad22 family DNA repair protein, producing the protein MRNREILERRFTKKEVKTRPGPSGEELHYVETASVIQRLNEAFDGDWSFEIREKEIDLENGYIWVLGRLQCEGVVKEQFGFKNITLDASGRPLDLGFDLKAAASDALKKCATLLGVGLYLYQEEEEHGERVARLATEKQKAFIRDLLRAQGKKIDEEKIAQLTSQEASMLIDKLRAGGSANQVKKKEKEGGK; encoded by the coding sequence ATGAGGAATCGGGAGATTCTGGAGCGCCGCTTCACCAAAAAAGAAGTGAAAACCCGCCCTGGCCCAAGCGGTGAGGAACTGCACTACGTGGAGACTGCCTCGGTCATTCAGCGGCTGAACGAAGCCTTCGACGGCGACTGGTCTTTTGAAATCCGGGAAAAGGAAATCGACCTTGAAAACGGCTATATCTGGGTCTTAGGGAGGCTGCAGTGTGAAGGTGTGGTGAAGGAGCAGTTCGGCTTCAAAAACATCACCCTGGATGCATCAGGCAGACCCCTGGACCTTGGCTTTGACCTCAAAGCTGCCGCTTCCGATGCCCTTAAAAAGTGTGCCACGCTTTTGGGAGTGGGGCTTTACCTTTACCAAGAAGAGGAGGAGCACGGCGAGCGGGTGGCCCGCCTGGCAACTGAGAAGCAAAAGGCTTTTATCCGCGACCTTTTGCGGGCCCAGGGTAAAAAAATCGATGAGGAGAAGATTGCTCAGCTCACCAGCCAGGAAGCATCAATGCTCATCGATAAGCTGCGTGCTGGAGGGAGTGCTAACCAGGTTAAAAAGAAGGAAAAGGAGGGAGGCAAATGA
- a CDS encoding nucleotidyltransferase domain-containing protein, whose translation MKSSLKKLIKSVKEFAQKLKALFPIEKIYLYGSVARGEIHEGSDINLIHCRQL comes from the coding sequence GTGAAAAGCTCATTAAAAAAGCTTATTAAATCAGTAAAGGAGTTTGCTCAAAAGCTTAAAGCCCTTTTTCCAATAGAAAAAATCTACCTTTACGGCTCGGTAGCGCGGGGTGAAATTCACGAGGGAAGTGATATTAACCTCATTCATTGTCGGCAACTTTAA
- a CDS encoding methyl-accepting chemotaxis protein produces MRRKKTARKKSLKGKLLVWFLIFALAPLGALAYFSSQSFIKTLAEHEMTNYRAASQLLGKNLADFLGNTARAVAMLAEDATLSANNVPSQKKLRKLEKLVSENPLYLAASLTDSEGKIAIDTQGVGIGQDVSGRDWYQEAVKRKDVVITDLIQSQRFKTWAIDIAAPVFNELGMFSGVLVLYLDLGNLYKELTKGVDFGDGYLYVYCAKHNDLILHPDPSLIGKTLDELGMGHLKAELSKQEGSIRYTFQGLDAVAVFTTVPESGLFSGENYKNWRVVGKVDYATILAPAKQVLNLVYVLIAVVALVVIFISLWISNSIAKPIARVTEALERVKEGDLTVQIEKAKSRDEIGRLSEALSATVESLRSMTQEILTTSSSLASSSEELSASVEEISKATQEIAQTIAQVAEGSTRQSEELQKVSEEAAQIGERAQRVAEATQRNLELLEKMQENLQKNQQALDQITEVMQKTKEEGTTTKEEAQKGKESLHKLIENVSSIARVSEEVAGSIQVLNERSQEIGKIVDLITGIAEQTNLLALNAAIEAARAGDAGRGFAVVAEEVRKLAEESAQAAEQIGKLIAEIQKDTHSAVESMQKAQSEVEAGSRESEQVAQNFNSILSAIERLERNIENLSQSLLEAQRAQEETTSSAQEVVKLSEESASLTAQATEGVRQIAEDLASVAAVAEENAASSEEVSASTEEQNASLEEVNSSVEQLAQMAQKLQKLVERFRI; encoded by the coding sequence GTGCGAAGGAAAAAGACCGCCCGAAAGAAAAGCTTAAAAGGCAAGCTCCTTGTGTGGTTTTTAATCTTTGCTCTGGCTCCCTTGGGTGCCTTAGCCTATTTTTCGTCCCAGAGCTTTATAAAGACCCTCGCCGAGCACGAGATGACAAATTACCGCGCAGCGTCGCAACTTCTGGGCAAAAACCTGGCTGATTTTCTGGGCAATACCGCGCGGGCAGTGGCCATGCTTGCTGAAGATGCCACCTTGAGCGCAAACAACGTGCCCTCGCAAAAGAAACTGCGAAAGCTCGAGAAGCTGGTCAGTGAAAACCCCCTTTACCTCGCAGCTTCGCTCACTGATTCAGAAGGGAAAATAGCCATTGATACCCAGGGAGTAGGAATTGGCCAGGATGTAAGTGGAAGAGACTGGTACCAGGAAGCAGTGAAGCGGAAAGATGTGGTGATTACCGACCTCATCCAGTCCCAGCGCTTCAAGACCTGGGCAATTGACATTGCAGCACCGGTTTTCAACGAACTGGGCATGTTCTCCGGTGTGCTGGTGCTTTACCTTGACCTGGGCAATCTCTATAAAGAGCTTACCAAAGGCGTGGATTTTGGAGATGGATATCTCTATGTTTACTGTGCAAAACACAATGACCTTATCCTCCACCCGGACCCCAGCCTGATTGGAAAAACTCTGGATGAACTGGGCATGGGCCACCTGAAAGCTGAGCTAAGCAAGCAGGAAGGCTCCATCCGCTACACCTTCCAAGGCCTTGATGCGGTGGCCGTTTTCACCACTGTTCCAGAAAGCGGTCTTTTCTCTGGGGAAAACTACAAAAACTGGAGAGTGGTAGGTAAAGTTGACTATGCCACCATCCTTGCCCCAGCCAAACAGGTCCTCAACTTAGTCTATGTGCTCATTGCTGTGGTGGCTTTGGTGGTCATCTTCATCTCCCTTTGGATATCCAACTCCATCGCCAAACCCATTGCCCGAGTCACTGAAGCTTTAGAGCGGGTCAAAGAAGGAGACCTCACCGTCCAGATTGAAAAAGCCAAATCCCGGGATGAAATAGGAAGACTCTCTGAAGCTCTCTCTGCCACGGTGGAAAGCTTGAGGAGTATGACCCAGGAAATCCTCACCACCTCCTCCTCTCTTGCTTCATCCAGTGAAGAGCTCTCAGCATCAGTTGAGGAGATTTCCAAAGCCACTCAGGAAATAGCCCAGACCATTGCTCAGGTTGCTGAAGGCTCCACCCGCCAGAGTGAAGAGCTGCAGAAAGTGAGTGAAGAAGCAGCTCAAATTGGTGAACGAGCCCAGAGAGTTGCTGAAGCCACCCAGCGCAACCTGGAACTCCTTGAGAAGATGCAGGAAAACCTCCAAAAGAACCAGCAAGCTCTGGATCAAATCACTGAAGTAATGCAGAAGACCAAAGAAGAAGGTACCACCACCAAAGAAGAAGCCCAGAAAGGAAAAGAGTCCCTGCACAAACTCATCGAGAATGTCTCCTCCATTGCCCGAGTGAGTGAAGAGGTAGCTGGAAGCATCCAGGTCCTCAACGAGCGCTCTCAGGAAATTGGAAAGATTGTGGACCTCATAACCGGCATTGCCGAGCAGACCAACCTCTTGGCCCTCAATGCTGCCATTGAAGCTGCCCGAGCTGGAGATGCTGGGCGAGGCTTTGCGGTGGTGGCTGAAGAAGTGAGAAAACTGGCTGAGGAGTCAGCTCAAGCTGCCGAGCAGATTGGAAAGCTCATCGCTGAAATCCAGAAAGACACCCACTCTGCAGTGGAGAGCATGCAGAAAGCCCAGAGTGAAGTGGAAGCAGGAAGCAGAGAGAGTGAGCAGGTAGCCCAGAACTTCAACTCCATCCTCTCGGCCATTGAGCGTCTGGAGAGAAACATCGAAAACCTCTCCCAATCCCTCCTTGAAGCCCAGAGAGCCCAGGAAGAAACCACCTCAAGTGCCCAGGAAGTGGTCAAGCTCTCCGAAGAGAGTGCCTCCCTCACCGCTCAGGCCACAGAAGGTGTGCGGCAGATTGCTGAAGACCTTGCTTCTGTGGCTGCAGTGGCTGAAGAGAATGCGGCTTCCAGTGAAGAGGTCTCTGCCTCCACTGAAGAGCAGAATGCCTCACTGGAAGAGGTCAACTCTTCAGTAGAGCAGCTTGCCCAGATGGCCCAGAAACTACAGAAGCTGGTGGAGCGCTTCAGAATCTGA
- a CDS encoding polymer-forming cytoskeletal protein: MPNPLQSGIDNLEALCRRWFEKREKKASLEKALHAFLLDLFIPRGALLRGEIESQGLVRVEGELRGVLLCPVLYVAEGAKVVAEVKSDFVYLAGSMRGIVRASYLYLPSSGDFQGDIFVRAFWAESGGKLKGKVVIEDHGKAQGSETQPGEAGPQAS; encoded by the coding sequence GTGCCCAATCCTTTGCAAAGCGGAATTGACAATTTGGAAGCGCTCTGCAGGCGCTGGTTCGAAAAGCGCGAAAAGAAGGCTTCTTTGGAAAAGGCGCTCCATGCTTTTCTGCTTGACCTTTTCATCCCCCGTGGGGCACTCCTTAGGGGCGAGATTGAGTCCCAAGGACTGGTGCGCGTTGAAGGCGAGCTGCGAGGTGTCCTCCTTTGTCCGGTGCTTTATGTTGCCGAAGGAGCAAAGGTCGTCGCAGAGGTGAAAAGCGATTTTGTGTACCTTGCCGGTAGTATGCGGGGCATAGTGCGTGCCAGCTACCTCTACCTACCCTCCAGTGGGGATTTTCAGGGAGATATATTCGTGCGGGCTTTCTGGGCAGAAAGCGGAGGGAAACTCAAGGGAAAGGTGGTCATCGAAGACCATGGAAAAGCTCAGGGAAGCGAAACTCAACCTGGGGAAGCTGGACCCCAAGCTTCTTGA
- a CDS encoding IS110 family transposase, which yields MNKNSWQYFIGIDVSRDRFNYVIIDASLQVLSEGQLNMNLEGFTALSQLISSYPNSLIGVESTGSYHLNLLAFLITNQYPVALINPALIKKFSQSITLRNTKTDRIDALTIARFLLKHLEAIPHFIPDKLDDLAALARVRESLTQQIARTKTQLKQHLVVVFPELVAHRNIFTDFLLSVLEEFPTPHSVLKASPGRVKAVFRKLKARGRKPSLSAEQFLELARDSIGISTTNYALIIKHEVEMLRFLNQKLQEITKQFIEEIQKNQKDNLELLKSIKGVSDITSAHFLAAVKDIHRFENRRKLTAYAGIDPSIRQSGSLYARGGISKKGSKSLRRCLYLMASGVMRCNEYFRAYYLKKRGEGMPHRKAMIALCNKLLRVIFAMLRKGEKFVPVTHYL from the coding sequence ATGAACAAAAACTCCTGGCAGTATTTCATAGGCATTGATGTTTCCAGGGACAGGTTCAACTATGTAATCATTGATGCTTCTTTGCAGGTGCTCAGTGAAGGTCAACTGAATATGAACTTGGAAGGATTCACTGCCCTCAGCCAGCTTATTAGCTCCTATCCCAACTCCCTGATTGGTGTGGAGTCTACTGGGAGTTACCACCTTAACCTCCTGGCCTTCCTGATTACCAACCAGTACCCGGTGGCACTCATCAACCCCGCCCTCATCAAAAAGTTCTCTCAGAGCATCACCCTGCGCAATACCAAAACTGACCGCATTGATGCCCTCACCATCGCCAGGTTTCTGCTCAAACACCTGGAAGCGATTCCTCACTTCATCCCTGACAAGCTGGATGACCTGGCTGCCCTGGCCAGGGTGAGGGAAAGCCTCACTCAACAGATTGCCAGAACCAAGACCCAGCTCAAACAACACCTGGTGGTGGTCTTCCCGGAACTGGTGGCTCACCGCAACATCTTCACCGATTTCCTGCTCTCGGTACTTGAAGAATTTCCCACTCCCCATTCGGTTCTCAAAGCCTCCCCAGGCAGAGTGAAGGCTGTCTTCAGAAAGCTCAAAGCAAGAGGAAGAAAACCATCTCTCAGTGCTGAACAGTTCTTGGAACTTGCCAGAGATTCCATCGGTATCTCCACCACCAACTATGCCCTGATCATCAAACATGAAGTGGAGATGCTCCGGTTCCTCAACCAGAAGCTCCAGGAGATTACCAAACAGTTCATCGAGGAAATCCAAAAGAACCAGAAAGACAACTTGGAACTCCTCAAATCCATCAAAGGAGTCAGTGATATCACCTCGGCTCATTTTCTGGCTGCAGTCAAGGATATACACAGGTTTGAGAACCGAAGGAAACTGACTGCTTATGCAGGTATTGACCCTTCTATCAGACAGTCTGGTTCCCTGTATGCTCGAGGTGGAATCAGCAAGAAGGGCTCTAAGTCTTTGCGGAGATGTCTCTATCTCATGGCAAGTGGAGTTATGCGCTGCAATGAGTACTTTAGAGCTTATTACTTGAAAAAGAGAGGTGAGGGAATGCCCCACAGAAAAGCCATGATTGCCCTCTGTAACAAGCTGTTGAGAGTTATCTTTGCCATGCTCAGGAAAGGTGAAAAATTTGTTCCAGTTACACATTATTTATAG
- a CDS encoding HEPN domain-containing protein translates to MGFQAQQSGEKALKVYLYDKGYTSIITHSLKELVRECTRLDVTFNQLPHKAKKLDMFYHSHSRTKTAFPVM, encoded by the coding sequence GTGGGCTTTCAGGCTCAGCAGAGTGGAGAAAAAGCCCTGAAGGTTTACCTTTACGATAAAGGGTACACTTCCATCATAACCCATTCCTTGAAAGAACTGGTTCGTGAATGCACAAGACTTGATGTCACTTTCAACCAGTTACCCCACAAAGCAAAGAAATTGGACATGTTCTACCATTCCCACTCGAGAACCAAAACGGCCTTTCCGGTGATGTAG
- the amaP gene encoding alkaline shock response membrane anchor protein AmaP: MRPFWGKFFTFLIGVILVFLGVELLLLILGVVPLLSIQRAITAVYFFFTGGLFKQFLGVLLSALFLIAACFVFRLLLLRRKEEHLVFDTGEGKIRISFASIRALTREALKDIPSIVSIDPQVESAAQGPSVVVKLLVKPDTVIPELSSLVQNRIKERIERQTGIVLHDVRLFVDLAPSEEVEAVQEREKGSPPEIEKEYHQ, from the coding sequence ATGAGGCCTTTCTGGGGTAAATTTTTCACTTTTTTGATTGGGGTCATTCTGGTATTTTTGGGTGTCGAGCTTTTATTGCTGATTTTAGGCGTCGTTCCCCTGCTTTCTATCCAGAGAGCGATTACAGCAGTGTACTTTTTCTTTACTGGAGGGCTTTTCAAGCAGTTCCTGGGTGTTCTGCTGAGTGCGCTTTTCCTGATTGCAGCCTGCTTTGTGTTTCGCCTGCTCCTTTTGCGCAGGAAGGAGGAGCATCTGGTTTTTGACACCGGAGAGGGAAAAATCCGCATTTCCTTTGCTTCCATCAGGGCGCTTACCCGCGAGGCTCTCAAAGATATACCAAGTATTGTTTCCATCGACCCCCAGGTAGAAAGCGCTGCTCAAGGCCCTTCAGTGGTGGTGAAGCTCCTGGTTAAGCCGGATACGGTGATTCCAGAGCTTTCTTCCCTGGTCCAAAACCGTATCAAGGAGCGCATTGAGCGCCAGACGGGAATTGTGCTACACGATGTGCGGCTTTTTGTGGACCTTGCTCCCTCAGAAGAGGTGGAAGCGGTTCAAGAAAGAGAAAAGGGAAGTCCCCCGGAGATAGAAAAGGAGTATCACCAGTAA
- a CDS encoding isoprenylcysteine carboxylmethyltransferase family protein, whose product MSSGCTLENQRSYAQRIGTALFPRRGFLWGALGILVFLSAHPTPQLFKTGILLIVAGTALRAWCAGYIKAHRGKMHNVRELLTCGPYAHLRNPLYLANGIIGSGVVFLSGKLFWFLFFIPFLFLLYGFIVSAEEAFLSERFGSEYQKYAEAVPRLIPRLTPYPNRKHSPFSWHAFLTSEIHTLVTFLLVILLFYLRGTSLFSFLNRFHLF is encoded by the coding sequence ATGTCCTCAGGATGCACTCTGGAAAATCAGCGAAGCTACGCGCAAAGAATAGGTACTGCCCTTTTCCCTCGCCGGGGCTTTCTCTGGGGAGCGCTGGGAATCCTGGTTTTTCTCTCTGCCCATCCCACTCCGCAGCTTTTCAAAACCGGGATTCTTTTGATCGTTGCAGGCACTGCTCTTCGTGCCTGGTGCGCTGGCTATATCAAAGCCCACCGGGGCAAGATGCATAACGTGCGGGAGCTTCTCACCTGTGGGCCTTACGCCCATTTGCGTAATCCTCTGTATCTTGCCAACGGGATAATAGGAAGCGGGGTAGTCTTTCTCTCCGGGAAGCTTTTCTGGTTTTTATTCTTCATTCCGTTTCTTTTTCTGCTTTACGGTTTCATCGTGAGCGCTGAAGAGGCTTTTCTCAGCGAGCGTTTCGGGAGCGAATACCAAAAATACGCAGAAGCGGTGCCTCGCCTCATTCCCCGGCTCACTCCCTACCCGAACAGGAAGCACTCGCCCTTCTCCTGGCATGCATTTCTAACCAGCGAAATTCACACCCTGGTTACCTTTTTACTGGTGATACTCCTTTTCTATCTCCGGGGGACTTCCCTTTTCTCTTTCTTGAACCGCTTCCACCTCTTCTGA
- a CDS encoding AIR synthase family protein: MEKLREAKLNLGKLDPKLLEKLVLKHQGAERPEVVFAGSVGRDCGILRFGEVLLALSCDPITGTAQGIGTLAPHVVANDLICAGAEPVGVLLSLLFPPLTTPQEVALVMEEIDQTCRKLGISILGGHTEITDALSRVIVHCAGVGKVLLNPPPDPTRIQPGDCILMTKGAGIEGTAILAREREEELRTAIPEELLRRAQSLIEQISVVEEGKVALRFPVHCLHDATEGGILGGVWEATEAARCGFYLEEEKVTVYPETEALARHFQIDPLTLIGSGSLLIFTDHPEPLLFALREKGITASCIGKVTAKDTRCIKRKNGKEEEIRECPQDALWKISEATRKE; this comes from the coding sequence ATGGAAAAGCTCAGGGAAGCGAAACTCAACCTGGGGAAGCTGGACCCCAAGCTTCTTGAAAAGTTGGTACTCAAGCACCAGGGAGCAGAGCGCCCGGAAGTGGTTTTTGCGGGCTCGGTAGGCCGGGACTGTGGCATTTTGCGCTTTGGGGAGGTATTGCTTGCCCTAAGCTGCGACCCCATCACCGGTACCGCCCAGGGGATTGGCACCCTGGCACCGCATGTTGTGGCCAACGACCTGATATGCGCTGGAGCCGAGCCGGTGGGGGTTTTGCTCAGTCTGCTTTTCCCTCCCCTCACTACCCCTCAGGAAGTGGCCCTGGTCATGGAAGAAATTGACCAGACCTGCCGTAAACTGGGGATAAGCATTCTGGGCGGACACACCGAAATCACCGATGCGCTGAGTCGGGTGATTGTCCACTGCGCCGGAGTGGGCAAAGTCCTGCTCAACCCTCCACCAGACCCCACCCGTATTCAGCCCGGAGACTGCATCCTGATGACCAAAGGCGCCGGCATTGAGGGCACTGCCATCCTGGCCCGGGAAAGAGAAGAGGAGCTGCGCACAGCCATCCCAGAAGAGCTTTTGCGCCGGGCTCAATCTCTGATAGAGCAAATCAGCGTGGTTGAAGAAGGAAAAGTAGCCCTGCGCTTTCCAGTGCACTGCCTGCACGATGCCACCGAAGGGGGCATTCTGGGCGGTGTATGGGAGGCGACTGAAGCAGCAAGATGCGGTTTTTACCTTGAAGAAGAAAAAGTCACCGTGTACCCGGAAACCGAAGCTCTGGCCCGCCATTTCCAGATTGACCCCCTGACCCTGATTGGAAGCGGTTCGCTGCTCATTTTCACCGACCATCCCGAACCACTCCTTTTTGCTTTGCGGGAAAAAGGCATCACTGCCTCCTGCATCGGCAAAGTCACCGCAAAAGACACTCGTTGTATTAAGCGTAAAAACGGAAAAGAGGAGGAAATACGAGAATGTCCTCAGGATGCACTCTGGAAAATCAGCGAAGCTACGCGCAAAGAATAG